A window of the Rhinoraja longicauda isolate Sanriku21f chromosome 20, sRhiLon1.1, whole genome shotgun sequence genome harbors these coding sequences:
- the LOC144603371 gene encoding transmembrane protein 213-like produces MNPSSCSCRLIALANLALLWAIEQVAASLDSNFSLSTPMNHIVDQCAQYFQDGQDLCMTTKACCQTGVDEYGWVAAAVGWSLWFLTLILVCVNKVAKLKPDEPRKYTAA; encoded by the exons ATGAATCCTAGTTCATGCAGCTGTCGCTTGATAGCCCTTGCTAACCTGGCCCTGCTCTGGGCAATTG AACAAGTAGCGGCATCACTTGACAGCAACTTCAGTTTAAGCACGCCAATGAACCATATTGTGGATCAGTGTGCGCAGT ATTTTCAGGACGGCCAGGATCTTTGCATGACAACGAAAGCGTGCTGTCAGACTGGAGTGGATGAGTACGGCTGGGTTGCAGCGGCTGTGGGCTGGAGTCTCTGGTTCCTCACACTCATCCTTGTCTGCGTCAACAAAGTAGCAAAGCTGAAGCCCGATGAGCCACGGAAATACACTGCAGCCTGA